The Mucilaginibacter gracilis genomic interval TGGAACCTTTTACCGTTTTCGTACTCTTTGCTTCGTATGTCAAACGTTAAAGGCATTACAAAGTAATTTGACGAGAGGCGGTTTTTGCTATAAGCAATATCATCCGCACGGTAAGTTAGGGTTGGCGCATCGGGCACAATGCTAATGTTTTTCTTTAAACGGATGAGCGTCCAATCAAAACCACCGTCTAAAGTAACTTTAAAACGATCGTTAAAACGATAACCAAATTTAATTACATCAAAACCAACATTGCTTGTTTTAATTTGGCGGTAATCTAAAAAATCGTTTTTTTGCGATAAGGTAAAGCTGCCATTATCAAGCAAGGTTGCAAAACCAAGGTGAAAATTGGTAAAGGTTAAGCCAAAAGTAAAGCCGGGTTTTGATTTTCTGTCGGCAATTTTTTTACTTAATTTATTAAAGCGATTGTTTACTCCGCTTGTATCGCTTCCCGATCCTATACGCACTCTGAAGTGTTTTTTTGCCCTGGTTGTATCTCTGATAACAGAATCGGCTTTTATTTGTTGGGCGCATAAGCTTCCCATTATTCCGCAAAATATTGCGGTAATTATTAAACGTTTCATATTATATTATTTAAAGTTTTAGATTGAATTAGTTTTCTCTTTTGGCTCTTATCACACCTATGTTTACCCCGGTTACGTTAAAGCTATCATCGTCGCTGTTGTTGGTAAACTCTACCAGTTTATCCTGGCGCTTATCAACTTTGGCTATCACAACATTTAACAAATCGCCCAGGCTGTGTATTCTATGTTTTTTAATCGTTCCGTCAGCTTTTGGGGCAGTGTTATTTACCGGGTTATTTAAAGCTGCCAAAACCGGTGTAGTTGTAGCGGGGGTATTGGTTTTAACAGGCTCAACGCTACTAGCCGGGGTAAAATTACCTTTTACAACATTGGGCGTTTGTATGTTTTGGCCACTATTGCTAACAGGTGGCTTTTCG includes:
- a CDS encoding PorT family protein → MKRLIITAIFCGIMGSLCAQQIKADSVIRDTTRAKKHFRVRIGSGSDTSGVNNRFNKLSKKIADRKSKPGFTFGLTFTNFHLGFATLLDNGSFTLSQKNDFLDYRQIKTSNVGFDVIKFGYRFNDRFKVTLDGGFDWTLIRLKKNISIVPDAPTLTYRADDIAYSKNRLSSNYFVMPLTFDIRSKEYENGKRFHFMFGPEAGFLIDGMQKQISDEHGKTKNFNDFHFTRFEYSGFIRLLYGSDGIYVKYNFNDMFENSPDQKGLKTLSVGLVLGF